Proteins from a single region of Haloplanus sp. GDY1:
- the rpl18a gene encoding 50S ribosomal protein L18Ae, with protein sequence MSEFVVSGRFQDRTGYRAFDKAVDAPNENVAREHTLAKLGSEHGLKRTQIEIEEVTAS encoded by the coding sequence ATGAGTGAGTTCGTCGTCAGCGGACGCTTTCAGGACCGAACCGGCTACCGGGCGTTCGACAAGGCGGTAGACGCCCCCAACGAGAACGTCGCGCGCGAGCACACCCTCGCGAAACTCGGGAGCGAGCACGGCCTCAAGCGCACGCAGATCGAGATCGAGGAGGTGACCGCGTCATGA
- a CDS encoding DUF2309 domain-containing protein encodes MSTESAIRDSIDDAATTVGSLWPIHSFVTANPLSGFEDRPFGEAVQRATALLGGRGYPSAETFGTALERGQIDPEILETELSEAGYEADPETLLERMADADDAEDGDADTAADGVDRVLTKWLSAFLDEGSAHWSMPNREAGFYAAFREVAEYDGDIPDEGVAADLPEAPIEAIEAVLTSYPEGQWVPILEEQLTALPGWTGLVKQRAADEGAWQSTYPISLEGYLAARLALLDAVEADIEPSNDVADPHPADELARAFLRAWEATYRDDLVETVAAESQSMADGDGSGRPDAQLVFCIDTRSEVIRRHLEATGDYETHGYAGFFGIPMEYQGYDADVSVDACPPILDPQHHITDVPTDDDTQARHDRWSGIRAAADEVIEMLEANAATAYGYVETAGSGYGLSLAARTLVPGFVYDLFDAADGTVPDDHEFCEPLVNHQYTYAGDLPVGLTTEEKVEYAATAFDLMGWERFGRLVVFTGHASETANNPYDASLDCGACAGNPGGPNARVLAKICNDDAVRADLRDRGYDVPEDTVFLAGQHNTTTDEVELYDGDVPESHADELDQLRADLATARENAAAERAEAMGADDSAAVGETERRAADWAETRPEWGLAGNAGFVVGPRELTSDVDLDGRAFLHSYDWSTDPDGDALEAIFTGPLVVTQWINSQYYFSTVDNAVYGSGSKITQNPVGNVGVYQGNGGDLMTGLPLQSLMAADDEPHHQPLRLSTVVHAPVDRVTDVLADNEELTELLDNGWLSLTVVDPTQDHRAFHYAAELEWTPRRSEEPDVPREEPVAPAVADD; translated from the coding sequence ATGAGTACTGAATCCGCCATCCGCGACAGCATCGACGACGCGGCGACTACCGTCGGCTCCCTCTGGCCCATCCACTCGTTCGTGACGGCCAACCCCCTCTCCGGGTTCGAGGATCGGCCGTTCGGCGAGGCGGTCCAGCGGGCGACGGCCCTGCTGGGCGGCCGTGGCTACCCCAGCGCCGAGACGTTCGGAACGGCGCTGGAACGGGGCCAGATCGATCCGGAGATCCTCGAGACGGAACTCTCCGAGGCGGGCTACGAGGCCGATCCCGAGACGCTGCTCGAGCGCATGGCCGACGCCGACGACGCCGAGGACGGCGACGCGGACACCGCCGCCGACGGCGTCGACCGGGTGCTGACGAAGTGGCTGTCGGCCTTTCTGGACGAGGGCTCCGCCCACTGGTCGATGCCGAACCGCGAAGCGGGGTTCTACGCCGCGTTCCGCGAGGTGGCCGAATACGACGGCGACATCCCCGACGAGGGGGTCGCTGCCGACCTGCCCGAGGCACCGATCGAGGCCATCGAGGCAGTCCTCACGTCGTACCCGGAGGGCCAGTGGGTGCCCATCCTCGAGGAGCAACTGACCGCGCTCCCGGGCTGGACGGGGCTCGTCAAGCAGCGCGCCGCCGACGAGGGCGCGTGGCAGTCGACGTATCCGATCTCGCTCGAGGGGTACCTCGCGGCGCGTCTGGCACTGCTCGACGCCGTCGAGGCCGACATCGAGCCCTCGAACGACGTCGCCGACCCACACCCGGCCGACGAACTCGCTCGGGCGTTTCTGCGCGCGTGGGAGGCGACCTACCGCGACGACCTCGTCGAGACCGTCGCCGCGGAGAGCCAGTCGATGGCCGACGGCGACGGGTCGGGCCGTCCCGACGCCCAGCTAGTCTTCTGTATCGACACCCGCTCGGAAGTCATCCGCCGTCACCTTGAGGCGACGGGCGACTACGAGACCCACGGATACGCCGGCTTCTTCGGCATTCCCATGGAGTACCAGGGATACGACGCCGACGTGTCGGTCGATGCCTGTCCACCGATCCTCGACCCGCAGCACCACATCACCGACGTCCCGACCGACGACGACACGCAGGCACGCCACGACCGCTGGTCGGGCATCCGCGCGGCCGCCGACGAAGTCATCGAGATGTTGGAGGCCAACGCCGCCACCGCCTACGGCTACGTCGAGACCGCCGGAAGCGGCTACGGCCTCTCGCTCGCGGCCCGGACGCTCGTCCCCGGGTTCGTCTACGACCTGTTCGACGCGGCTGACGGAACCGTGCCCGACGACCACGAGTTCTGTGAGCCGCTGGTCAACCACCAGTACACCTACGCCGGCGACCTGCCGGTGGGGTTGACCACCGAGGAGAAAGTCGAGTACGCCGCCACCGCCTTCGACCTGATGGGGTGGGAACGGTTCGGTCGACTCGTCGTCTTCACGGGCCACGCCAGCGAGACGGCCAACAACCCCTACGACGCGAGCCTGGACTGTGGCGCCTGTGCCGGCAACCCCGGCGGCCCGAATGCCCGCGTCCTCGCGAAGATCTGTAACGACGATGCCGTCAGGGCCGACCTCCGCGACCGTGGCTACGACGTTCCGGAGGACACCGTCTTCCTCGCCGGGCAACACAACACGACGACCGACGAGGTCGAACTGTACGACGGCGACGTCCCCGAGAGCCACGCCGACGAACTCGACCAGTTGCGTGCGGACCTCGCCACCGCCCGCGAGAACGCGGCCGCCGAGCGCGCCGAGGCGATGGGGGCCGACGACTCGGCGGCCGTCGGCGAGACGGAACGCCGCGCTGCCGACTGGGCCGAGACGCGTCCGGAGTGGGGGCTGGCCGGCAACGCCGGCTTCGTCGTCGGCCCCCGCGAACTGACGAGCGACGTCGACCTCGACGGCCGCGCGTTCCTCCACTCGTACGACTGGTCGACCGATCCCGACGGCGACGCGCTCGAAGCGATCTTCACGGGTCCCCTGGTCGTCACCCAGTGGATCAACAGCCAGTACTACTTCTCGACGGTCGACAACGCCGTCTACGGTAGCGGGTCGAAAATCACCCAGAACCCCGTCGGGAACGTCGGCGTCTACCAGGGCAACGGGGGCGACCTGATGACCGGGCTCCCGCTGCAGTCGCTGATGGCCGCCGACGACGAACCGCACCATCAGCCGCTCCGCCTCTCGACGGTCGTCCACGCGCCGGTCGACCGCGTCACCGACGTCCTGGCCGACAACGAGGAACTGACCGAACTGCTGGACAACGGCTGGCTCTCGCTGACGGTCGTCGACCCGACGCAGGACCACCGCGCGTTCCACTACGCGGCGGAACTGGAGTGGACCCCACGGCGGTCCGAAGAGCCCGACGTCCCCCGCGAGGAACCGGTCGCTCCCGCTGTCGCGGACGACTGA
- the pfdA gene encoding prefoldin subunit alpha, whose protein sequence is MGGGQQQLQQLSQELEAIDEEIAELEGEVEDLRDRQDEIDEAIEAIETLDSGSTVQVPLGGGAYLRAEVQDIDEVIVDLGGGYAAEQEQDDAVDALERKQDVLDDRIEDVEDEISELEDESDEIEQQAQQMQQQMQQQQMQQMQQQQDDE, encoded by the coding sequence ATGGGCGGCGGTCAGCAGCAACTCCAGCAGCTCTCCCAGGAGCTCGAGGCCATCGACGAGGAGATCGCGGAACTCGAAGGCGAGGTGGAGGACCTCCGCGACCGACAGGACGAGATCGACGAGGCCATCGAGGCCATCGAGACGCTCGACTCCGGGTCGACGGTGCAGGTGCCCCTCGGCGGCGGCGCGTACCTCCGCGCCGAGGTGCAGGACATCGACGAAGTGATCGTCGACCTCGGCGGCGGCTACGCGGCCGAACAGGAGCAGGACGACGCCGTCGACGCCCTCGAACGCAAACAGGACGTGCTCGACGACCGCATCGAGGACGTGGAGGACGAGATCTCCGAACTCGAAGACGAGAGCGACGAGATCGAACAGCAGGCCCAGCAGATGCAACAGCAGATGCAGCAACAGCAGATGCAGCAGATGCAGCAACAGCAGGACGACGAGTAG
- a CDS encoding proton-conducting transporter membrane subunit — protein MSGNSSKPTVGALPDTTAESPSVPAVLTWLVWSLFAASIAALVVRIRIGGGWEVPGVIAVDGLTVLMWAVVTFFSGIVHSYSRRYMAGSTHETKFFVTTFGFTVVVMGLVAADHLALFGLLWLAMGLLMAELVGTVSGWDQARAAAAVARRYFVASSALLGVALAALWWATGAATVSGIGAAADTLGGPVWLVAAGALVLAAMIQSALIPFHSWLLSSMTAPTPASALMHAGFVNAGGILLTRFAPVVTVDATLMLAVVAAGAASASGGKLLKSVQTDIKGKLGCSTVGQMGFMIMQAGLGFFGAAITHLILHGFYKAYQFLSAGEQVEHTTPSETTEHTVGRTTSAVGVAVALLTGLAGGVVFTVLTGKGTDVDGGLLLTFFVVFTTLHAARSAIQHTSLPPTARYAAVPLAFFPAIVVYAVVYEGVAGLLTVSTATTELTPLHGVIAVGFVAIYVAIETGVHEHSRRLYVALLNASQPSSDTLLTSTEDYNEY, from the coding sequence ATGTCAGGAAACAGTTCGAAACCGACGGTCGGAGCGCTCCCGGACACGACGGCGGAATCGCCGTCCGTACCCGCTGTATTGACGTGGCTCGTGTGGTCGCTGTTCGCGGCGAGTATCGCCGCCCTCGTCGTCCGAATCCGGATCGGTGGCGGGTGGGAGGTCCCCGGCGTGATCGCCGTCGACGGACTGACCGTGCTGATGTGGGCCGTGGTCACGTTCTTCAGCGGTATCGTCCACAGTTATTCGCGCCGCTACATGGCCGGGAGCACCCACGAAACGAAGTTCTTCGTCACCACGTTCGGCTTCACTGTGGTCGTAATGGGGCTCGTCGCGGCCGACCACCTCGCCCTGTTCGGGCTGCTGTGGCTGGCGATGGGGTTGCTGATGGCGGAACTCGTCGGGACCGTTAGCGGCTGGGACCAGGCACGCGCGGCCGCGGCGGTCGCCCGCAGATACTTCGTCGCCAGCAGCGCGCTCCTCGGTGTCGCACTGGCGGCGCTGTGGTGGGCGACCGGCGCGGCGACCGTCTCCGGAATCGGCGCGGCCGCCGACACGCTCGGTGGGCCGGTGTGGCTGGTCGCCGCCGGCGCGCTCGTGCTCGCGGCGATGATCCAGTCCGCCCTGATCCCGTTTCACAGCTGGCTGCTCTCCTCGATGACCGCACCCACGCCGGCGTCGGCGCTCATGCACGCCGGGTTCGTCAACGCGGGCGGCATCCTGTTGACCCGCTTCGCCCCGGTCGTCACGGTCGACGCGACGCTCATGCTCGCGGTGGTCGCCGCCGGCGCGGCGAGCGCCAGCGGCGGGAAGCTCCTGAAGTCGGTCCAGACCGACATCAAGGGGAAACTCGGCTGTTCGACGGTCGGCCAGATGGGCTTTATGATCATGCAGGCCGGCCTCGGCTTCTTCGGGGCCGCGATCACTCACCTCATCCTGCACGGGTTCTACAAGGCCTACCAGTTCCTCAGCGCGGGCGAGCAGGTCGAACACACGACTCCGAGCGAGACCACCGAGCACACGGTGGGGCGCACGACGAGCGCCGTCGGCGTCGCCGTGGCGCTGTTGACCGGGCTCGCCGGCGGCGTGGTGTTTACGGTGCTGACGGGGAAGGGGACGGACGTCGACGGCGGCCTCCTGTTGACCTTCTTCGTGGTGTTCACCACGCTCCACGCGGCCCGGAGCGCGATCCAGCACACCTCACTTCCGCCGACGGCCCGCTACGCGGCCGTGCCGCTGGCCTTCTTCCCGGCCATCGTCGTCTATGCCGTGGTCTACGAGGGCGTCGCGGGACTCCTGACGGTCAGCACGGCGACGACCGAACTGACCCCGCTCCACGGCGTCATCGCCGTCGGCTTCGTCGCCATCTACGTCGCCATCGAGACCGGCGTCCACGAACACAGCCGGCGGCTCTACGTGGCACTGCTGAACGCGAGCCAACCGTCATCCGACACCCTCTTGACGTCCACGGAGGACTACAATGAGTACTGA
- the ftsY gene encoding signal recognition particle-docking protein FtsY, giving the protein MFDGLKDKLDSFRSDVEESAEDGSGADPEGAAEPEPPDEPSAETDGVEDTAAGDAPADADSPSRLQRAKAFATGKVVLEEEDLEEPLWNLEMALLESDVEMGVAEAILDQIRSNLVGETKSQMASTGDLVEDALRDALLEVISVGQFDFDERIAEADKPVTIVFTGVNGVGKTTTIAKMARYLEERGHSSVLANGDTYRAGANEQIREHAEALGKRLIAHEQGGDPAAVIYDGVEYAEANDVDVVLGDTAGRLHTSSDLMAQLEKIDRVVDPDLTLFVDESVAGQDAVERAQQFDDAAEIDGAVLTKADADSQGGAAISVAYVTGKPVLFLGTGQGYDDLDRFDPESLVDDLVG; this is encoded by the coding sequence ATGTTCGACGGACTGAAAGACAAGCTGGACAGCTTTCGGAGCGACGTCGAGGAGAGCGCCGAGGACGGGAGCGGGGCCGACCCCGAGGGTGCGGCCGAACCGGAGCCCCCGGACGAGCCGTCGGCCGAGACCGACGGCGTCGAGGACACGGCCGCCGGGGACGCACCCGCCGACGCCGACTCCCCGAGTCGCCTCCAGCGCGCCAAGGCCTTCGCCACCGGCAAGGTCGTCCTCGAGGAGGAGGATCTGGAGGAGCCCCTCTGGAACCTGGAGATGGCGCTGCTGGAGAGCGACGTGGAGATGGGCGTCGCGGAGGCCATCCTCGATCAGATCCGATCGAACCTCGTCGGCGAGACCAAATCCCAGATGGCGAGTACGGGCGACCTGGTCGAGGACGCCCTCCGTGACGCCCTGCTGGAGGTCATCAGCGTCGGCCAGTTCGACTTCGACGAGCGCATCGCCGAGGCGGACAAGCCGGTCACCATCGTCTTCACCGGCGTCAACGGCGTCGGCAAGACGACCACCATCGCCAAGATGGCCCGGTATCTGGAGGAGCGGGGCCACTCCTCGGTGCTCGCCAACGGCGACACCTACCGCGCGGGCGCCAACGAGCAGATCCGCGAACACGCCGAGGCGCTCGGCAAGCGACTCATCGCCCACGAACAGGGCGGCGACCCCGCGGCCGTCATCTACGACGGCGTGGAGTACGCCGAAGCCAACGACGTCGACGTCGTCCTCGGCGACACCGCCGGCCGACTCCACACCTCCAGCGACCTGATGGCCCAACTCGAGAAGATCGACCGCGTGGTCGACCCCGACCTCACGCTGTTCGTCGACGAGTCCGTCGCCGGTCAGGACGCCGTCGAACGCGCCCAGCAGTTCGACGACGCGGCCGAAATCGACGGCGCGGTGTTGACCAAGGCCGACGCCGACTCGCAGGGCGGTGCCGCCATCTCGGTCGCCTACGTGACCGGCAAGCCCGTCCTCTTTCTCGGCACGGGACAGGGGTACGACGACCTCGACCGGTTCGATCCCGAGTCGCTGGTCGACGACCTCGTCGGGTAG
- a CDS encoding Lrp/AsnC family transcriptional regulator produces MVDEDIDDVDRAILYALQEDARNMSSGDIAERTGTSDSTVRKRIRRLESDGVIKGYSASVDYQKSGYPLRMLLYCTAAIPERGDLIPDILEIDGVVSVQELVTGEQNLLVTAVGESDSDITSVAQALLDMGLTVADEVLVRTHETTPFGKFDPEARTGDE; encoded by the coding sequence ATGGTCGACGAGGACATCGACGACGTGGACAGGGCGATACTGTACGCGTTACAGGAAGACGCCCGGAACATGTCGTCCGGAGACATCGCGGAGCGGACCGGTACCTCGGACAGTACCGTCCGCAAGCGCATCCGGCGACTCGAATCCGACGGCGTCATCAAGGGATACAGCGCCAGCGTCGACTATCAGAAATCGGGCTATCCGCTCCGCATGTTGCTCTACTGCACCGCTGCAATACCGGAACGTGGCGACCTCATCCCCGACATTCTGGAGATCGACGGCGTCGTCTCGGTCCAGGAACTGGTCACCGGCGAACAGAACCTCCTCGTCACTGCCGTCGGCGAGTCTGACAGCGACATCACGTCGGTCGCACAGGCCCTCCTGGACATGGGACTCACCGTCGCCGACGAGGTCCTCGTGCGAACCCACGAGACGACGCCCTTCGGCAAGTTCGACCCCGAGGCTCGTACGGGGGACGAGTAG
- the thpR gene encoding RNA 2',3'-cyclic phosphodiesterase, with translation MRLFVSVDVDPLADGIADAQHRLPDAGGLRFVDPADAHVTLKFLGEVDPDRLDALDAALSTAVADAGVDPFTLTLGGYGVFPSLEYISVVWVGARKGGPELTRLHEAVERETTGLGFDPADHEFTPHVTLARMDDARGKAAVQRVVREADPTVGSVDVREVRLTESTLTDDGPEYETVERYPL, from the coding sequence ATGCGCCTGTTCGTCAGCGTCGACGTCGACCCGCTCGCCGACGGGATCGCGGACGCACAGCACCGACTCCCCGACGCCGGCGGTCTCCGGTTCGTCGACCCCGCGGACGCCCACGTCACGCTCAAGTTCCTCGGGGAGGTCGATCCCGACCGGCTGGACGCCCTCGACGCCGCCCTGTCGACCGCCGTCGCCGACGCCGGCGTCGACCCCTTCACCCTCACCCTCGGCGGCTACGGCGTCTTCCCCTCCCTCGAGTACATCAGCGTCGTCTGGGTCGGCGCCCGGAAGGGCGGCCCGGAACTCACCCGCCTCCACGAGGCGGTCGAACGCGAGACGACGGGGCTCGGCTTCGACCCCGCGGACCACGAGTTCACGCCCCACGTCACCCTCGCCCGGATGGACGACGCGCGCGGCAAGGCCGCCGTCCAGCGGGTCGTCCGCGAGGCGGACCCGACCGTCGGCAGCGTCGACGTGCGCGAGGTGCGCCTCACCGAGAGCACGCTCACCGACGACGGCCCCGAGTACGAGACGGTCGAGCGGTACCCGCTGTAG
- a CDS encoding 50S ribosomal protein L39e, with translation MGKKSKAKKKRLAKLERQNSRVPAWVMLKTDRQVTRNPKRRNWRRNDTDE, from the coding sequence ATGGGCAAGAAATCGAAGGCGAAGAAGAAGCGACTCGCCAAGCTGGAGCGACAGAACAGTCGCGTCCCCGCGTGGGTCATGCTCAAGACGGATCGACAGGTCACTCGCAACCCGAAGCGTCGCAACTGGCGCCGGAACGACACGGACGAATAG
- a CDS encoding serine/threonine-protein kinase: MQTSPPVTNAVETVVAAAVPADAPLQVARVGPDPRTVLLYAILIGVLSLGLGFGVGAYRTRRRSEGAAPDEQSTSASNAGAAQDAAEGGPSGTRGGPETGDPSRPPHEPTGREGKPTATGEGRPPDRIPRAPDVSVDYADLTDERPIGGGGNADVTLATLPARTGDVPLAIKKPRLSGTLHADAVDRLLREAETWDKLDDHDHVVGVVDYGAEPLPWIAMEYMDGGHLGERAGRLGTAQALWTALAVTTGVRHAHRRGVAHLDLKPENVLFRSVDGAWDVPKVADWGLSKHLLDRPESVDGLSPHYAAPEQFDDAYGPTDDLTDVYQLGAVFYDLFTGRPPFEGDSTAVMRAVLDDSPPPPSAVADVPEALDDVVMTALAKDRDDRYDDIVYLRDDLQDLYDGM, from the coding sequence ATGCAGACTTCGCCTCCCGTCACGAACGCGGTCGAAACGGTGGTCGCGGCCGCCGTCCCGGCCGACGCGCCGCTACAGGTGGCACGCGTCGGGCCGGACCCGCGGACCGTCCTCCTCTACGCGATTCTCATTGGCGTCCTGAGCCTCGGCCTCGGCTTCGGGGTCGGTGCCTACCGGACGCGGCGCCGGTCAGAGGGGGCGGCTCCGGACGAACAGTCGACCTCCGCGTCGAACGCGGGCGCGGCCCAGGACGCCGCCGAGGGCGGCCCGTCCGGAACCCGAGGCGGTCCGGAAACCGGGGACCCGTCGCGTCCCCCTCACGAGCCGACGGGACGGGAGGGGAAACCGACCGCCACCGGCGAGGGGCGACCGCCCGACCGGATCCCCCGCGCGCCCGACGTGTCCGTCGACTACGCCGACCTGACCGACGAGCGACCCATCGGCGGCGGCGGGAACGCCGACGTGACGCTGGCGACGCTGCCCGCCCGGACCGGCGACGTTCCGCTGGCGATCAAGAAACCCCGGCTCTCGGGGACCCTGCACGCGGACGCGGTGGACCGTCTCCTGCGGGAGGCGGAGACGTGGGACAAACTCGACGACCACGACCACGTGGTCGGCGTCGTCGACTACGGCGCCGAACCCCTCCCCTGGATCGCCATGGAGTACATGGACGGCGGGCATCTCGGCGAGCGCGCGGGGCGGCTGGGGACGGCACAGGCGCTCTGGACCGCGCTCGCGGTCACGACCGGCGTTCGACACGCCCACCGTCGCGGCGTCGCACACCTCGACCTGAAACCCGAGAACGTCCTCTTTCGCTCCGTCGACGGCGCCTGGGACGTCCCCAAGGTGGCCGACTGGGGGCTCTCGAAACACCTGCTCGACCGTCCGGAGAGCGTCGACGGGCTGTCGCCTCACTACGCCGCACCGGAGCAGTTCGACGACGCCTACGGCCCGACCGACGACCTGACCGACGTCTACCAACTCGGCGCCGTGTTCTACGACCTGTTCACGGGCCGGCCGCCCTTCGAGGGCGACTCGACGGCAGTGATGCGCGCCGTCCTCGACGACAGTCCGCCGCCGCCGAGCGCGGTGGCCGACGTCCCCGAAGCGCTGGACGACGTCGTCATGACGGCACTCGCGAAGGACAGGGACGACCGCTACGACGACATCGTCTACCTCCGGGACGACCTGCAGGACCTCTACGACGGGATGTGA
- a CDS encoding translation initiation factor IF-6, translated as MLRASFAGSSYVGVFARATNDCLLVRPDADEDTVADVAAELDVEPVTTTVGGSGTVGALAVGNESGLLVTSRATDREISTIEEATGLPVAELPGRINAAGNVVLANDYGAYVHPDLSREAIQTVKSALDVPVERGDLADVRTVGTAAVATNEGVLCHPKSREPELEAIEECLDVRADIGTVNYGAPLVGSGLVANDAGYVVGTDTTGPELGRIEETLGYIERQ; from the coding sequence GTGTTACGCGCCTCCTTCGCCGGATCGTCGTACGTCGGGGTGTTCGCCCGGGCGACGAACGACTGTCTGCTCGTGCGTCCCGACGCCGACGAGGACACCGTCGCGGACGTGGCGGCGGAACTCGACGTCGAGCCAGTGACGACCACGGTCGGCGGCTCCGGCACCGTCGGTGCCCTCGCCGTCGGGAACGAGTCCGGGCTGCTCGTGACGAGCCGCGCGACCGACCGCGAGATCTCGACCATCGAGGAGGCGACCGGGCTCCCGGTGGCCGAACTCCCCGGTCGGATCAACGCCGCCGGCAACGTCGTCCTCGCGAACGACTACGGCGCGTACGTCCACCCGGATCTGAGCCGGGAGGCGATCCAGACGGTCAAATCCGCGCTCGACGTGCCCGTCGAGCGCGGCGACCTTGCCGACGTGCGCACCGTCGGCACCGCCGCCGTCGCGACCAACGAGGGCGTCCTCTGTCATCCCAAGTCGCGCGAACCGGAACTGGAGGCGATCGAGGAGTGTCTCGACGTGCGGGCCGACATCGGCACCGTCAACTACGGCGCGCCGCTCGTCGGCTCCGGCCTCGTCGCCAACGACGCGGGCTACGTCGTCGGCACCGACACGACGGGTCCGGAACTCGGCCGCATCGAGGAGACCCTCGGCTACATCGAGCGGCAGTAG
- a CDS encoding Vms1/Ankzf1 family peptidyl-tRNA hydrolase, with translation MNDERSLSERIEAVSDAEADGEQLVTVSVRPEESVEETRRRVEAEVAEAEYLDVDEEVRRPLKRAMEEAKRVLNEYDETPANGLAVYTGVVGADLVTYVFDDLPDPVAASVYEHANEFDTDPLAPSVPGTDAYGLLVVGREAAVLGRYDGTDIDVVETVESDVPSKQAATGRNEDRFEGRSDERRKEFFDAVGDAAGRAFLDAAATGDVDREPSVSGLVLGGSEVIVETFRDGDHLPEPLADALVGPFDVEYATETGLRELVDAAEGAGAFEATDARDALDRFFDALDGDEPAVGGREDVDRALERDAVETLLLLDSLPPEDAQALEERAAEAGSDVVVVPSDLDRAERVDEAFDGVGALLRFPME, from the coding sequence ATGAACGACGAACGTTCCCTCTCCGAGCGGATCGAGGCGGTATCGGACGCGGAAGCGGACGGCGAACAGTTGGTCACGGTGTCGGTTCGGCCCGAGGAGTCGGTCGAGGAGACGCGGCGCCGGGTCGAGGCCGAGGTGGCCGAGGCGGAGTACCTCGACGTCGACGAGGAGGTTCGACGGCCGCTGAAACGCGCGATGGAGGAGGCAAAGCGTGTCCTCAACGAGTACGACGAGACGCCCGCGAACGGCCTCGCCGTCTACACCGGCGTCGTCGGTGCCGACCTCGTCACCTACGTGTTCGACGACCTCCCGGATCCGGTCGCGGCGTCCGTCTACGAACACGCCAACGAGTTCGACACGGACCCGCTGGCGCCCAGCGTCCCGGGGACGGACGCCTACGGACTGCTGGTCGTCGGTCGCGAGGCGGCGGTCCTGGGTCGGTACGACGGCACGGACATCGACGTCGTCGAAACCGTCGAGAGCGACGTCCCGAGCAAGCAGGCGGCGACGGGACGAAACGAGGATCGCTTCGAGGGGCGGAGCGACGAGCGCCGGAAGGAGTTCTTCGACGCCGTCGGTGACGCCGCCGGGCGCGCGTTCCTGGATGCCGCGGCGACCGGGGACGTCGACCGGGAGCCCTCCGTGTCGGGGCTGGTGCTGGGCGGCAGCGAGGTGATCGTCGAGACGTTCCGCGACGGGGATCACCTGCCCGAGCCTCTGGCCGACGCCCTCGTCGGCCCGTTCGACGTGGAGTACGCCACCGAGACCGGCCTCCGGGAACTGGTCGACGCCGCGGAGGGCGCCGGTGCGTTCGAGGCGACCGACGCCCGCGACGCGCTCGACCGGTTCTTCGACGCGCTCGACGGCGACGAGCCGGCGGTCGGCGGGCGCGAGGACGTCGACCGGGCGCTGGAACGCGACGCGGTCGAGACGCTGCTCCTCCTCGATTCGCTCCCTCCCGAGGACGCTCAGGCCCTCGAAGAGCGGGCGGCGGAGGCGGGAAGCGACGTCGTCGTCGTCCCCTCGGACCTCGACCGCGCCGAACGGGTCGACGAGGCGTTCGACGGCGTGGGCGCGCTCCTCCGGTTCCCGATGGAGTGA
- a CDS encoding 50S ribosomal protein L31e — protein MSANDFEERVVTVPLRDARAAPSNERADAAMKLVREHLAQHFKVDESEVRLDTGINEAVWAQGRNNPPSKLRVRAARFVEDGEPVVEAETAE, from the coding sequence ATGAGCGCCAACGACTTCGAGGAGCGCGTGGTCACCGTCCCGCTTCGCGACGCGCGGGCGGCCCCGTCGAACGAGCGAGCCGACGCCGCGATGAAGCTCGTCCGCGAGCATCTCGCCCAGCACTTCAAGGTCGACGAGAGCGAGGTGCGCCTCGACACCGGCATCAACGAGGCCGTGTGGGCGCAGGGTCGGAACAACCCGCCGAGCAAGCTCCGCGTTCGCGCCGCCCGCTTCGTCGAGGACGGCGAACCGGTCGTCGAAGCAGAGACCGCCGAGTAA